A region from the Triticum urartu cultivar G1812 chromosome 1, Tu2.1, whole genome shotgun sequence genome encodes:
- the LOC125544844 gene encoding vegetative cell wall protein gp1-like — MGLLQERRVKIPKITSLRRPPHSQSESCSPLSRYHHGRLPPARRRRTPHPSLVPTPATAPSPLAPSPSPSRAAPSPSSHSGANCLPVDRRLPPRPAAPAPSLPRPAPPRRPATPAPSLHRPTPHWQSRSASLAVQICLPRRPAASSPSQSSASHCQLLQNRELVALQTPSLRSDTATPQPSPSRGPIQACWKRKEPTTKHLQDAHPVYWKERHLDL; from the exons ATGGGCCTCCTTCAGGAAAGAAGGGTCAAAATCCCTAAAATAACAAGTCTTCGCCGTCCTCCCCATTCCCAATCTGAATCCTGCAGCCCCTTGTCCCGCTACCACCATGGCCGCCTCCCCCCCGCCCGGCGCCGCCGCACACCACACCCGTCGCTTGTCCCCACACCAGCTACAGCCCCCTCTCCTCTAGCGCCGTCTCCCTCCCCATCGAGGGCCGCACCCTCGCCGTCCAGCCACTCCGGCGCCAACTGCCTCCCCGTCGACCGGCGCCTCCCTCCCCGTCCAGCTGCTCCAGCTCcgtctctccctcgaccggcgcctcCTCGCCGTCCAGCCACTCCAGCTCCGTCCCTCCATCGACCAACGCCTCACTGGCAATCCAGATCTGCCTCCCTGGCCGTCCAGATCTGCCTCCCTCGCCGGCCAGCTGCCTCATCTCCCTCCCAGTCCAGCGCCTCCCATTGCCAA CTCTTACAAAATCGGGAACTTGTAGCACTACAAACGCCAAGTTTAAGAAGTGACACTGCCACACCACAACCCTCTCCATCGAGAGGTCCAATCCAAGCATGCTG GAAAAGAA aagaacccactacaaagcatcTTCAAGACGCACATCCAGTATATTGGAAGGAACGTCATCTCGATCTTTGA